The following are encoded together in the uncultured Sphaerochaeta sp. genome:
- a CDS encoding 1-acyl-sn-glycerol-3-phosphate acyltransferase, whose translation MKVLNATPFPEPRFSKPVFHLSRMIIRPYLHFAMGVKGITTVHREHLREALSSPYPVIIAFRHTAKEDAPVLLAAIKESHVRFIYGRDVLYWAGRATQFLFPRLGFIAVQNRSANKEGMQYLRKELARPRYPLALAPEGQVTYHMHQVSKLQSGIASMALWAMESAGGVTILPLSIGYRYANANEDWVSSLLERWEHLSGLTVEGDTLVEQIINAMESMLCEIARAYSLEDNPHYSFTQRRDMICEGLLSLAEAEAGLQDAQGSIIDRLYRVRFTGSDTLFIRDSSFEEKENAKRYLVKNQIVDLLEYLDPAYLQGKYQTGRAAESALNLLDLVNRMQGGTIDTRFSPRGKQAYLKMGKPLYYKAESLSTLGRKSQQKQILLNVCDALQACSEELEHMLM comes from the coding sequence GTGAAAGTACTTAATGCCACACCTTTCCCAGAACCTCGATTCAGCAAGCCGGTATTCCATCTCAGCAGAATGATCATCCGTCCGTATCTCCATTTCGCAATGGGAGTAAAGGGGATAACCACCGTACATAGGGAACACTTGAGGGAAGCTCTCTCATCCCCCTACCCTGTAATTATTGCATTTCGTCATACAGCCAAAGAGGATGCTCCGGTTCTGCTTGCCGCCATCAAGGAGAGCCATGTGCGGTTTATTTATGGGCGTGATGTCCTCTATTGGGCTGGAAGGGCAACACAGTTCCTTTTTCCCCGCCTAGGTTTCATCGCTGTGCAGAACCGAAGTGCAAACAAGGAAGGGATGCAATACCTGAGGAAAGAATTAGCCAGACCCAGGTATCCCCTTGCATTGGCACCAGAAGGTCAGGTGACCTATCATATGCATCAGGTATCGAAATTACAGTCAGGGATTGCGAGCATGGCACTGTGGGCGATGGAGAGTGCAGGAGGGGTTACCATCCTCCCCCTTTCGATCGGATATCGATATGCAAACGCCAATGAAGATTGGGTATCCTCATTGTTGGAAAGGTGGGAACACCTAAGCGGACTGACCGTTGAGGGAGATACACTTGTAGAGCAAATCATCAATGCCATGGAGAGCATGCTCTGCGAGATAGCAAGGGCCTATTCATTGGAAGACAATCCCCATTATTCCTTCACGCAACGCAGGGACATGATCTGTGAAGGATTGCTCTCTCTTGCCGAAGCAGAAGCTGGACTGCAAGATGCCCAAGGCTCCATCATTGACAGGCTCTATCGAGTTCGCTTCACAGGCAGTGATACGCTCTTCATTCGAGATAGTTCATTCGAGGAAAAGGAAAATGCAAAACGGTACCTCGTAAAAAACCAGATTGTTGATCTCCTTGAGTATCTCGATCCAGCATATCTGCAAGGCAAATACCAAACAGGGAGAGCGGCAGAGAGCGCCTTAAACCTCCTAGATTTGGTGAACAGAATGCAGGGAGGCACGATCGATACGCGGTTCTCACCGCGTGGAAAACAAGCATATCTCAAAATGGGAAAGCCTCTGTACTACAAAGCTGAATCACTCTCCACGCTTGGAAGAAAATCACAGCAGAAGCAAATACTCCTCAATGTCTGTGATGCGCTACAAGCATGCAGTGAGGAGCTGGAACATATGCTTATGTAA
- a CDS encoding MFS transporter: protein MLTRRTKLGFGVGDLGGNLFFTIIGFYLLYYFTDILSLAPALAGTALMIGKIWDAITDPITGYLSDRTRTRYGRRRPYMVVGAIISFFCMGLIFTPVELSSQMKLFIYVTFLYCLLNTAYTLVNIPYVALLPELTEDYHERTILTGYRMSFAVMGTFVGAALVMPIVNLFPEVPRGWSMMGTFMGAVMLISTMATVFAIHEPKAIKSQEQAGFFSTFTGVLKDQVFLSALLPWTFFITGTSMVQGALVYYFTYIFGNGGLFQLALIALLSFSLLCIPFWVRIAHKIGKKQCYMIGMGIMSACVLTFSLLGQYLGPVYGVIIMGAAGVGLSTHYVMPHAILPDVVEYDSIKNQSGRREGVFSSLWTFSSKLGQAFALALNGWVLALFGYQSGQVTELAIKGIVLVSGPLPLLWYLLGLFILRKYPIDQAYYEQMLEKKEVR, encoded by the coding sequence ATGCTGACCAGACGTACAAAATTAGGGTTCGGTGTAGGTGACCTTGGGGGAAACCTATTTTTTACTATTATCGGCTTCTATTTGCTCTACTACTTTACCGATATACTCTCCCTCGCTCCTGCCCTTGCAGGAACGGCTTTGATGATCGGGAAAATATGGGATGCCATCACAGACCCCATCACTGGATACCTCTCTGATAGAACCCGTACCCGCTATGGGAGAAGACGCCCTTACATGGTAGTTGGGGCGATCATCTCGTTCTTCTGCATGGGACTTATTTTCACACCTGTGGAACTCTCCAGCCAGATGAAGCTTTTCATCTATGTTACGTTCCTCTACTGCCTGCTCAATACAGCATACACCCTGGTAAACATCCCCTACGTAGCCCTGCTCCCTGAGCTCACCGAAGACTACCATGAGCGCACCATATTGACCGGGTACAGGATGAGCTTCGCCGTCATGGGGACATTCGTTGGTGCTGCGCTGGTAATGCCCATCGTTAATCTCTTTCCAGAGGTTCCCCGTGGTTGGTCGATGATGGGGACCTTTATGGGTGCTGTTATGCTCATCTCCACGATGGCAACGGTTTTTGCAATCCATGAACCGAAAGCCATCAAGAGCCAGGAACAGGCAGGTTTCTTTTCCACCTTCACCGGTGTTCTGAAAGACCAGGTATTTCTCTCAGCCTTGCTTCCGTGGACCTTTTTTATTACCGGCACCAGCATGGTCCAGGGAGCTCTTGTCTACTACTTCACCTACATCTTTGGCAATGGGGGACTCTTCCAGCTTGCCTTGATCGCTTTGCTCTCCTTCAGTTTGCTCTGCATTCCCTTCTGGGTACGGATAGCCCACAAAATTGGCAAGAAACAGTGCTATATGATCGGTATGGGAATCATGAGTGCTTGCGTATTGACCTTCAGCTTACTGGGCCAATATTTGGGGCCAGTCTACGGTGTGATCATCATGGGAGCAGCCGGTGTCGGACTCTCCACACATTATGTGATGCCCCATGCAATTCTCCCTGATGTGGTTGAGTATGATTCGATCAAAAACCAGAGCGGACGACGGGAGGGAGTCTTTTCCAGTCTCTGGACATTCTCCAGCAAACTCGGCCAAGCCTTCGCCTTGGCGCTCAATGGCTGGGTTTTGGCCCTTTTCGGATATCAGAGCGGACAGGTCACCGAGCTGGCAATAAAGGGAATTGTTCTTGTTTCAGGGCCACTCCCACTGCTGTGGTATCTCCTTGGCTTATTCATTCTAAGAAAATATCCCATCGACCAAGCATATTATGAGCAGATGCTGGAAAAGAAGGAGGTACGGTGA
- a CDS encoding serpin family protein: MRKIVLLFLVLLSAGSLVAQPLQEKPSPKSYSEIASTFSDELFFAGYEMEGNRMVSPLSALLALSMTMNGAVGETKSEILNVLTDSSYTSASLNAESKTYLNSIKHESVLDISNSIWMNEAFQISPVFLDSIKTNYQGVAQALDFQEPSSAGIINAYVKKATRGAIVDIIDRTSPDMLMYLINTIAFKDDWKEPFSGNDTRDGAFFGENEKKTVPFMNQEKQFPYLDGDDHQFIVLPYANERYAFVALLPDQSIPIRSYLARYEEQPFSQMLFDWAEMSKETLVRLSLPKFESRYQESLVSSLHTMGMKKAFTPGVADFSAMLSSDQAPLHIDEVLHKSFIRVDEEGTEAAAVTAVMIRLTSFMPRESVAMTLNRPFFYAILDMQEKIPLFMGILDTP; encoded by the coding sequence ATGCGCAAAATCGTATTACTGTTTTTGGTCCTTTTGTCCGCAGGGTCTCTTGTTGCCCAACCCTTGCAAGAAAAACCTTCTCCCAAGTCATACAGTGAAATTGCAAGCACCTTTTCAGATGAGCTTTTCTTCGCCGGCTATGAGATGGAAGGCAACCGCATGGTCAGCCCGCTATCAGCCCTGCTTGCCCTCTCCATGACCATGAATGGTGCTGTAGGGGAAACTAAAAGCGAAATACTTAACGTCCTCACCGATTCAAGCTATACATCCGCTTCACTGAACGCTGAGAGTAAAACGTACCTGAATTCCATCAAACATGAGAGCGTATTGGATATCTCCAACAGCATCTGGATGAATGAAGCATTCCAGATCTCACCGGTGTTCCTCGATTCAATCAAGACAAACTACCAGGGAGTTGCTCAGGCCCTTGACTTCCAGGAACCTTCCAGTGCAGGAATTATCAACGCATATGTAAAGAAAGCCACCCGAGGGGCAATTGTGGACATTATCGACCGCACCTCGCCTGATATGCTTATGTATCTTATCAATACCATTGCATTCAAGGATGACTGGAAAGAACCCTTTTCAGGCAACGATACCAGAGATGGCGCATTCTTTGGTGAGAACGAAAAAAAAACAGTCCCTTTTATGAACCAGGAAAAGCAGTTCCCTTACCTTGATGGGGATGACCATCAATTTATTGTACTCCCCTATGCCAATGAGCGGTATGCATTTGTAGCGCTCCTGCCGGACCAATCGATTCCCATCAGGTCCTACCTTGCCAGATACGAGGAACAACCATTCAGCCAGATGCTCTTCGATTGGGCAGAGATGAGCAAAGAGACCCTGGTGAGGCTGAGTCTTCCAAAATTTGAGAGCCGATACCAGGAAAGCCTGGTCTCTTCGTTACATACCATGGGAATGAAAAAAGCCTTCACCCCAGGTGTTGCAGATTTCTCTGCTATGCTCAGCTCAGATCAGGCTCCTCTTCATATTGACGAAGTGCTGCATAAGAGCTTTATCCGCGTAGATGAAGAAGGAACCGAGGCAGCAGCAGTCACGGCCGTCATGATACGGCTCACAAGCTTCATGCCCAGGGAATCTGTAGCGATGACGCTCAACCGGCCATTCTTCTATGCCATCTTGGATATGCAGGAAAAAATACCTCTGTTCATGGGAATCCTGGACACCCCATAA
- a CDS encoding 4Fe-4S binding protein has protein sequence MKQSRGKVQRIRKIVQLMFFLWVVTVIALSEAVANGFTLPFSMETVSLHAICPFGGVVTLWNLIKDGILIRKIHESAVVLASLSVLLAVLFGPVICSWVCPFGTFQEWIGKLGRRLFPRRYNTFVPKRLDRYLRFLRYGILVWVLVMTALYATLVFQPYDPYYALFSLIHREFMFAGLIILFIIILLSLFVERPFCKYACPYGAFLGLFNKIRIFKIRRNTELCINCSACNRACPMNIDVAGSEVVSSGQCISCMKCTSEDACPVSDTVITSANKKHKGIPIRRIGIITALVIAGGIMLSMVFGLWKTSSNKEPALLKEGEFAGAPNPGDIRGSYTFEDVAKAFPVPLSQLLDAFGVEEGTMRLGSLEEIWAGAIPEGAEVGTDSIRLFVSVYTGFPFTAEEGTLLPTSAVHVLEHEGKAADPRFTLIKEQAIELTVDPSVGIAVPALEITGKTTVQEVLDKGISLSQIESILGTVENKRESIKVLAESQGLSFSEVKLKLLE, from the coding sequence ATGAAACAGTCACGGGGAAAAGTGCAACGAATACGGAAAATTGTGCAACTAATGTTCTTTCTTTGGGTGGTTACGGTAATTGCCTTGAGTGAAGCGGTAGCAAATGGATTTACGCTGCCATTCTCCATGGAAACAGTTTCCCTGCATGCCATATGCCCCTTTGGCGGGGTGGTAACGCTGTGGAACCTCATAAAAGATGGTATCCTCATAAGAAAGATTCATGAGTCAGCGGTAGTTCTAGCATCACTCTCGGTACTCCTTGCGGTTCTCTTTGGACCGGTCATCTGTTCCTGGGTATGTCCGTTCGGGACATTTCAGGAGTGGATCGGGAAACTCGGGAGGAGGCTCTTTCCCCGACGATACAACACCTTCGTCCCCAAGCGTCTTGACCGTTACCTGCGATTCCTGCGGTATGGCATCCTTGTGTGGGTCTTGGTCATGACCGCCCTCTATGCGACCTTGGTTTTTCAACCCTATGACCCCTACTATGCGCTCTTCTCGCTCATTCATCGAGAGTTTATGTTTGCTGGACTTATCATTTTGTTCATCATCATTTTGCTTTCACTCTTTGTGGAGCGTCCTTTTTGCAAGTATGCCTGTCCCTATGGTGCCTTCCTTGGGCTCTTCAACAAGATCAGGATATTCAAGATACGCAGAAACACAGAGCTTTGCATCAATTGCTCTGCTTGCAATAGAGCTTGCCCCATGAATATTGATGTAGCCGGGAGCGAAGTGGTCTCCTCAGGTCAGTGTATCTCCTGCATGAAGTGCACCAGTGAAGATGCATGTCCTGTCTCTGATACCGTAATCACTTCCGCCAACAAGAAACACAAGGGTATTCCCATACGGCGTATCGGCATTATTACCGCCCTGGTAATCGCTGGGGGCATCATGCTCTCCATGGTATTTGGACTCTGGAAAACCTCCAGTAACAAAGAACCGGCACTGTTAAAGGAAGGGGAGTTTGCGGGAGCCCCAAATCCAGGCGATATCCGTGGAAGTTATACCTTTGAAGATGTGGCGAAGGCTTTTCCTGTTCCTCTTTCCCAGCTTTTGGATGCATTCGGCGTAGAAGAGGGAACGATGCGTCTTGGCTCCCTTGAGGAGATCTGGGCAGGTGCCATCCCTGAGGGCGCAGAGGTTGGGACTGACTCCATTAGGCTCTTTGTATCAGTATATACCGGATTTCCCTTTACGGCGGAAGAGGGGACCTTGTTGCCCACCAGTGCAGTACATGTGTTGGAGCATGAAGGAAAAGCTGCTGACCCACGTTTTACACTGATCAAGGAACAGGCAATTGAACTTACGGTCGACCCGAGTGTGGGAATTGCCGTTCCTGCCCTCGAGATCACCGGTAAGACCACGGTACAGGAAGTCCTGGACAAAGGCATCAGTCTTTCCCAGATTGAGTCAATACTGGGTACAGTGGAGAACAAGCGTGAGAGTATCAAGGTGCTTGCTGAATCACAGGGCCTGAGTTTTAGTGAGGTGAAGCTCAAGCTCCTTGAGTAA
- a CDS encoding AEC family transporter produces the protein MIISSLFQMLPIILVVLGGFLLSSIESIKVEDLVRIVSDFFMPALVFISLTESSLSGAVIGDIAKASALVSLLLFPLALVWAKLAKQDMRSTIPPLVFMNSGFLGIPLMELWGGSEAMNLILIYDQIQGIFLFTLGLLIITGGFSRKGLINMLHSPILWAVLLGFLVRILPITMPKAIVSTFTFAGSAASPLAAFTLGVSLKRIRFTFDRHIIGGLAIRFIGGYAVGYLAASIVGLTGLSKTVVIVATALPSAVFTSVLPLRYGLKNEFSSTMVLVSSLMGIFTIPITIALAS, from the coding sequence ATGATTATCTCCTCACTATTCCAGATGCTTCCCATTATCCTCGTTGTCTTGGGAGGTTTTTTACTGAGCAGCATAGAGTCAATCAAAGTGGAAGATCTTGTCCGCATTGTCTCTGACTTCTTCATGCCTGCCCTGGTATTCATCTCGCTGACTGAAAGTTCACTCAGCGGAGCGGTTATTGGCGATATTGCAAAAGCATCGGCATTGGTCTCTCTTTTGCTCTTTCCTCTCGCACTGGTGTGGGCAAAGCTTGCAAAACAGGATATGCGTAGTACAATCCCCCCACTGGTCTTCATGAACTCCGGGTTTCTTGGTATCCCTCTGATGGAACTGTGGGGAGGAAGTGAGGCCATGAACCTAATTCTCATCTATGACCAGATCCAGGGTATTTTTCTCTTCACGTTGGGTCTGTTGATCATCACTGGAGGGTTCAGCAGGAAGGGATTGATCAACATGCTCCACTCGCCGATTCTCTGGGCGGTTTTGCTTGGATTCCTTGTAAGAATACTTCCCATCACTATGCCGAAGGCGATTGTCTCAACCTTCACCTTTGCAGGAAGTGCCGCAAGCCCACTGGCAGCCTTTACGCTTGGAGTTTCACTGAAGAGAATCCGCTTCACCTTCGACCGACATATCATCGGAGGCTTGGCCATCCGATTCATCGGGGGATATGCCGTCGGATACCTTGCAGCATCCATTGTTGGCCTTACCGGACTATCAAAGACGGTAGTGATTGTTGCGACGGCACTCCCTTCAGCAGTATTTACAAGTGTATTGCCACTTCGTTATGGATTGAAGAATGAGTTTTCCAGCACCATGGTCTTGGTCAGTTCGCTGATGGGGATTTTCACCATCCCCATCACCATTGCCCTTGCTTCCTGA
- a CDS encoding bifunctional diguanylate cyclase/phosphodiesterase translates to MEKSDWSAEGRQDSRRTGQLIIRVLLLSLFLLSILSLFFQQFNRKLEQSLWEEKQAQFQYLADQSAQLVSQQIKEDQRVLQSLVEQTASLTQGNAIAMLNEYAIKWEKAGNYASITRSGDHLLYAAKADLADGTCLTLFHTVSTETYDTLLGTLFMGKPFTGYWIKPEGTLLWQTDGRLDGLEALTLDSDETMQLFTSKIDDRWGQFVLVAKRGLSESVSLAILRSSLSMAVMVIVIFFLFLVYLLSMDHRYARTLWHLAYMDELTNLPNKNLFEREAKLRLQHPRDSYALMILDIGKFKLINDHFGYSFGDSLLLHCAKVLPRYVTRDGLCARLSGDKFIMLVSYRERTALQRRITIIEEELRHFSFPKASLFQLEILVGISLVEEPNLEISSYINRALFALSALKETKQGWYLFYEEALKDQLLEESELEHVFNKALSAGEFFIQIQPKYSFSTGSLIGGEALVRWKHPTRGLLMPSQFIPLLEKHNLLIALDMYVLKLVCKLFVQWEGEGKPLLPISVNQSRAHLFVTNYEESLVALVDHYGIDHKLMEFELTETLFLHDLTHLSSVLKSLRSQGFLVSLDDFGSGYSSLTMLKDVQIDVIKMDQGFFTDLTTNEQGRVVIQHVIAMAKNLGITSIAEGVESEEQAKMLASMGCDGVQGYFYSQPLEVGEYGQLLSDDSPRCFL, encoded by the coding sequence ATGGAAAAGAGTGATTGGTCAGCTGAGGGAAGACAAGATTCACGTCGAACAGGTCAACTGATTATTCGCGTCCTTTTGCTCAGTCTCTTTCTGTTATCCATCCTCTCTCTGTTTTTCCAGCAATTCAATCGAAAGCTTGAACAGTCACTCTGGGAGGAGAAGCAAGCCCAGTTCCAATATCTTGCGGACCAAAGTGCGCAGTTGGTAAGCCAGCAGATCAAAGAAGATCAGAGAGTATTGCAATCGTTGGTTGAACAAACTGCATCCCTCACGCAGGGGAACGCGATAGCTATGCTCAATGAGTACGCTATTAAGTGGGAGAAAGCTGGAAATTACGCTTCCATTACCCGTTCAGGTGACCATCTGCTGTATGCCGCAAAGGCTGATCTTGCTGATGGAACATGTCTTACCCTGTTTCATACCGTTTCTACAGAAACCTATGACACTCTACTAGGCACGCTATTCATGGGCAAGCCTTTCACTGGATACTGGATCAAGCCAGAGGGTACTTTGCTCTGGCAGACTGATGGAAGACTTGATGGGCTTGAAGCACTTACGCTTGACTCTGATGAAACGATGCAGCTGTTTACCAGTAAGATAGACGATAGATGGGGACAGTTTGTCCTGGTTGCCAAACGAGGTCTCTCCGAATCTGTCTCCTTGGCAATACTGCGTTCATCTCTCTCGATGGCGGTGATGGTTATCGTCATCTTCTTTCTCTTCCTGGTGTACTTGCTCTCCATGGATCATCGATATGCCAGAACATTATGGCATCTAGCTTATATGGATGAACTCACCAATCTGCCGAACAAGAATCTCTTTGAAAGGGAAGCAAAGCTACGCTTGCAACACCCAAGAGACTCCTATGCTCTTATGATTCTGGACATTGGCAAGTTCAAGTTGATCAATGACCATTTTGGGTATAGTTTTGGGGATTCCTTGCTTCTTCACTGTGCGAAAGTTCTTCCACGGTATGTTACTCGTGATGGATTGTGTGCCCGCTTAAGCGGTGATAAGTTCATTATGCTTGTAAGCTACCGTGAACGGACTGCCTTGCAACGGAGGATTACCATCATCGAGGAAGAGTTGCGCCATTTCTCCTTTCCCAAAGCCTCCCTTTTCCAGTTGGAAATTCTCGTCGGTATCTCACTGGTTGAAGAGCCAAATCTGGAGATCAGTTCGTATATCAACCGAGCTCTGTTTGCCCTTTCAGCATTGAAGGAAACGAAACAAGGCTGGTATCTCTTCTATGAGGAAGCGCTCAAAGACCAGCTTCTTGAAGAGAGTGAGTTGGAGCATGTTTTCAACAAGGCTCTTTCAGCTGGGGAATTTTTTATCCAGATACAACCGAAATACTCCTTTTCTACTGGATCTCTTATCGGGGGGGAAGCCTTAGTCAGATGGAAGCATCCAACCAGAGGATTGCTGATGCCCTCACAATTCATTCCGCTTCTGGAGAAACATAATCTCCTTATCGCGTTGGATATGTATGTCCTGAAGCTTGTGTGTAAGCTGTTTGTGCAGTGGGAGGGTGAGGGGAAACCCCTTTTGCCTATCTCGGTCAACCAGTCAAGGGCACATCTCTTTGTTACGAACTACGAGGAGAGCTTGGTAGCATTGGTTGATCACTATGGAATCGACCACAAACTCATGGAATTCGAATTAACGGAGACCTTGTTCCTTCATGACCTTACCCATCTATCATCTGTCCTAAAATCACTGAGAAGTCAAGGATTCTTGGTTTCCCTTGATGATTTTGGTTCTGGATACTCTTCTCTTACCATGCTCAAAGATGTACAGATTGATGTAATCAAGATGGACCAAGGCTTTTTCACCGACCTTACTACCAACGAGCAGGGAAGAGTGGTGATCCAACATGTCATAGCTATGGCTAAGAATCTTGGGATTACCTCCATTGCTGAAGGTGTGGAGAGTGAAGAGCAAGCCAAGATGCTTGCTTCCATGGGCTGCGACGGTGTACAGGGGTACTTCTACAGCCAACCGTTGGAGGTCGGGGAGTATGGGCAGTTGCTGAGCGATGACTCTCCACGCTGCTTCCTCTAG
- a CDS encoding CPBP family glutamic-type intramembrane protease, which produces MKIDKKALHFAMFFFPIGLLCAWYLAYTNSTVAANLGVDVSLPLLLLTTFIQIALVYTLLLAYLGYQLARKVCLLRPLSFEKTLVGKAVLLGLLSALVMLSDYYVFAPHIPQVQVSYSPESFSLIALLFSMLYGGILEEIMLRWFFLSFLVFVLDLFRGRTKQGLEIPKAYYHVANLAAAILFALGHLPATQAAFGTLSGILVLRSLILNGVLGYLFGWVYLTMGIQYAMTTHALTHLFFQGILFIFIF; this is translated from the coding sequence ATGAAGATTGACAAAAAAGCATTACATTTTGCAATGTTTTTTTTCCCTATAGGGCTTCTCTGTGCCTGGTATCTGGCGTATACGAACAGTACAGTAGCTGCAAACCTTGGTGTGGATGTATCACTGCCTCTACTTCTACTGACCACCTTTATCCAGATAGCCTTGGTGTATACGCTTCTCCTGGCATACCTTGGATATCAGCTTGCCCGGAAGGTCTGCCTGCTTCGTCCCCTCTCTTTCGAGAAAACACTTGTGGGAAAGGCAGTCCTCCTGGGACTCCTCTCTGCATTGGTCATGCTCAGTGATTACTATGTGTTTGCTCCACACATTCCCCAGGTCCAAGTCTCATACTCACCTGAATCTTTCAGCCTGATTGCGCTCCTCTTTTCCATGCTTTATGGAGGCATCCTGGAAGAGATCATGCTTCGCTGGTTCTTCCTCTCCTTCTTGGTCTTTGTACTCGACCTGTTTCGGGGAAGGACGAAACAAGGACTTGAGATTCCAAAAGCTTATTATCATGTTGCGAATCTGGCAGCTGCTATTCTGTTTGCTCTCGGGCATCTACCGGCAACACAAGCGGCTTTCGGTACCTTGAGTGGAATATTGGTACTCAGAAGCCTCATACTCAACGGAGTATTGGGTTACCTCTTTGGATGGGTTTATCTTACAATGGGAATCCAATATGCCATGACCACACATGCCCTAACACATCTTTTCTTCCAAGGTATTCTCTTTATCTTCATTTTCTAG
- a CDS encoding LCCL domain-containing protein, translating to MASRICATFMGFPSSKKTDSGLCSDWNDRNHWGLVLVLPYPAICTNTHKTWGVSMDKFMRIGVGVVVFSLLFLGCTSASLSFSNGIPEIQLGYDHGAFFEALNYVPNVEPWLMSGDMFSERVGDIFTLELPPGGSDFAIWGTGVYTGDSNVGTAAVHSGLITFEEGGRVYFKILEGRTYYRGSTQKGVTSITYGSWPLSFVFTDKKGNLLEEGILGEYVIDWHTNADFLNLSVGEAVTVSLPPGGTEEIIWGSGPYSSDSPIGTAAVHAGKISFEEGGEVTIRFMEEVPRFNGSTRHGVTSEYFSDPLEAYIFL from the coding sequence ATGGCAAGCAGGATTTGTGCAACTTTCATGGGGTTCCCCTCTTCTAAGAAGACAGATTCGGGATTATGCTCTGATTGGAATGACAGAAATCACTGGGGATTGGTACTTGTACTTCCCTATCCTGCAATCTGTACCAACACCCACAAAACATGGGGGGTATCAATGGACAAGTTCATGAGAATTGGTGTTGGAGTTGTTGTGTTTTCCTTGTTGTTTCTAGGCTGTACCTCTGCCTCGCTTTCTTTCTCAAACGGTATTCCTGAAATCCAATTAGGCTATGACCATGGTGCATTCTTCGAAGCTCTCAATTATGTTCCCAATGTAGAACCATGGTTGATGAGTGGGGACATGTTCAGTGAACGGGTCGGTGATATCTTCACACTCGAATTGCCACCTGGAGGGTCCGATTTCGCCATCTGGGGAACAGGGGTCTATACCGGTGACAGCAATGTAGGAACGGCTGCTGTACACAGTGGTCTGATAACCTTCGAGGAAGGCGGCAGGGTATACTTCAAGATACTTGAAGGGCGCACGTACTACAGAGGCAGTACACAAAAAGGTGTTACATCAATCACCTATGGTTCTTGGCCTCTCAGTTTTGTGTTCACCGACAAGAAAGGCAATCTTCTTGAAGAAGGTATACTGGGAGAGTATGTCATCGACTGGCATACAAATGCTGATTTCCTCAATCTGTCTGTAGGCGAAGCAGTGACTGTCTCTCTCCCACCAGGAGGAACAGAGGAGATCATCTGGGGTTCCGGTCCTTACAGCAGTGACAGCCCAATTGGAACTGCAGCTGTACATGCAGGAAAAATTTCCTTTGAAGAGGGCGGAGAAGTGACCATCCGATTCATGGAGGAAGTTCCTCGATTCAATGGATCCACCAGACATGGAGTTACCTCCGAGTACTTTAGCGATCCATTGGAAGCCTATATATTCCTCTAG